TGGATCGCTTCGGCGTCGGACGAGGAAATCGCCGCCGCGATGGCCCTGGCCGAGGAACTGCGCTAGTGTACCGTTGCAGAAGTCCCGTAGGCATTCGGCCCGCGCTGCAGCCCGCGGATGCGGCGTTGGAACTCCTTGCCGTAGCGACGGCTACGGCGCGTCGTTCCGCCTTGCCCCGCGGGCGCATCACGCGCCTCGGTGCACACGGGACTTCCGCGCCGGCACGCTAGCAGATCAGGCCGCCTCCCACCAGCACGTCTCCCCGGTAGACCACACCCGACTGGCCCGGCGTAACCGCCCACTGAGGTGACTCCAACCGCAGCACCGCGCGCTCGCCGTCGAGGGCGGTTACGCGTGCTCCGACGGGATCGGCACCGTGCCGGAGCTGGACGGACACGGCCTCACCCGGATTCGGCGCCGGCCCCAACCAGTTGAGGTCCGAGAGCTGGACCGAAGAGCTGTACAGCTCCTCGCGATCGCCCACGATCACCTCGCCGCTCTCGGGCACCACCCGCAGCACGTGCAGCGCGCGCCCTCGCCCGCCTCCCAGCCCCTTCCGCTGGCCCACGGTGTAGCGCGCGTAGCCGCGATGGGTGCCCACGCGCTCGCCCGCGGCCGTGCGGATCGCGCCTTCGCGTAGCGCGGGATGGTCCTCGCCCAGCCTGCGCGCGAGGAAGCCGCCGTAGTCGCCGTCGGGGACGAAACAGATATCCTGGGACTCCGGCTTGTCGGCGGTGACGAGGCCCAGGTCGCGAGCGATGGTGCGGACCTCGTCCTTCGCCAGCTCTCCCACCGGGAAGCGCAAGGCGCCTACCGTTTCGGCCGGCACGGCCCACAGAAAGTAGCTCTGGTCCTTGCGCGCGTCCGCGCCGCGGAGGACGCGCGGGGTGCCCTCGGGGCCGCACGCGTTGCGGGCATAGTGGCCGGTGGCGACGGCCTCCGCCCCGAACCTGCGCGCCCTCTCCAGCAGATCCGGGATCTTCGTGTTGGAGTTGCAGCGCACGCAGGGGTTGGGCGTGCGCCCGCGCGCGTACTCGCCCACGAAGTCGTCCACGACGGACTGGGTGAAGCCCTCCTCCATGTCGAAGACATAGTGCGGGAAATCGAGCTTGTCGGCGACCATGCGCGCGTCGGCGATCCCATCCAATCCGCAGCAGGTCCGGCCGCCGACCGGGGCGTCCCCGTAGCAGAACGTCTTGATCGTGATCCCCACCACGCGGTGGCCCCGCCGCGCCAGGAGGGCGGCCGCAACCGACGAGTCGACGCCACCAGACATGGCGACGACCACCGTACGGGGCACGGCGTCGAAATCCTCGATTCTCAGCGGGGGGTGCATGCGCTCAGGCGAGCGCAAGCTCGCGCAGGCGCTCCACGGCGCCCGGGAAACGCTCGATCACCGCGGCCACCTCCTCCTCGGTGGTGGTATGGCCGATCGAGAAGCGGATCACGGCTGGCAACTCTTCGGGCGCGCCACCGGGTGTAGCCACGCGGCCCATGGCAGCGAGCACGTGGCTGGGCTTGAACGATCCACTCTTGCACGCGGAGCCGGTCGACACGCACAGCCCCTCCGCGTCCAGCGCGAGCAACGCCGCGTCCGGCTCCACCCCGGGGATGGCCACGTTCAGCACGTGGGGGAGCCGCGTGCAACCGGCGCCGTGCACTTCGAGGCCCTCCACCGTCTCGACCAGAGCGCGCTCCAGGCGATCGCGGAGCCCGGCGACTCGGTGCGCCTCTTCGTCCAGTTCCTGCACCGCGAGCTCGGCGGCCAGCGCCATGCCGACCGCGCCCGCCACGTTGTGCGTGCCCGACCGCAGCCCGCCCTCCTGGCCGCCGCCGAGGATGACCGGATCCACCTCGGTGCCGGGCCGGACATAGAGAGCGCCCACGCCCTGGGGCCCGCCGATCTTGTGCGAGCTCAGCGACATCAGGTGGCAGGCGCATTCATCCACGCGCACCCGCACCTTGCCCAGCGCCTGCACCGCGTCGCTGTGAAAGACGACGCCCGCCTCCACGCATCGACTCGCGATTTCGTGCACCGGCTGCAGCGTCCCTACCTCGTTGTTGCCCCACATGACGGACATCACCGCGGGCCGTGCCTCCAGCGCTTCGATCACGGCGTCCATCTGCACGCAACCGTCGCCGTCCACCGCCAGCAGTATCATGGTCGCGCCCTCGGCCGCGGCCTGCTCGGCGGAACGCAGCACGGCCGCGTGCTCCACCGCGCTACAGGAGATCGCCGGGGTCGGCTCACCCGCCTCCCGCGCGGCCCGCGCGGCCCGGCGCCACCCGCCCAGCACGGCCAGGTTGTCGGCCTCCGTGCCGCCGCCCGTGAAGACGATGTCCCGGCGGCGCGCGCCTATGGCCCCAGCGAGGCGTGCCCGCGCCTCCTCCAGCGCCGAGCGGGCCGCGCGGCCCTGCCCGTGCACGCTGGAGGGATTGCCGAAGCTCTCGCTGAAGTATGGACGCATGGCCTCCACGACTTCGGGGCGCACGGGGGTCGTGGCCGCGTGATCGAGGTAGATGTAGGTGCGCGTCATCTGTCATCCGGTGATGAGTCGAGCGTGCAAATATATGTCGGCGCGGGGATGCCGCCACGGCGGGCGCCAAGTGCGTATATTGAGATCGTCGGAGTCGATGAGCGACGCCGGCGCCCTCCGACCCGGTCGCGATGGCTCGCACGGAAAACCGAGGTACACACCCGCCCACGACGGCGCCCGAGCGGTTTCGGGCCACCGTGCACGGATCCGTGTTCGGTTCGCGGACGGAGCAGCTCGAGCGCATTCGCGCCGGCGACACCCTGCTCCTCATCCCCGATCCTCCGCCCCAGGACCCGCCTGCCATCTGGGTGCACCGGACCAGCGGCGACCCGGTCGGCCATCTCCCGCCCGAGATCGCGTCCTGGCTGGCGCCCTGGATGAAGGAAGGCGGCCGGGCTACGGCCCGGGCGCTGCGCGTGAAGGGGCCCGACGTGCCCAGTTGGCGCCGCCTGCTCATAGAGGTGGTCTGCGAGCGCGGGCGGGCCTTGGCTCATCCACCATAAGTGCGACAGGCGTGTCCCAGTTAGTGGGATAGGCGTGTCCCAGTAGGGCGGGCACGGCAAGTCGGCAAGGGTCGCGTGAACCTCGCTAAAGCTCTGCATGCAATTGAGTTACGTGGAGTTTCCGGGTTTGGCACCCGGTCGGATCGCTCCTTGCTCCTCTCGACGCGCGGCCGGCAACCCATCCACGCAGGATTGCCCCTCAGGGCCGCGCCCTTGGTCGAGCAAAATGCCCCCCGAAAAATCGCCACACCGGCCCCGGGGGCGCGGCGCTAACCCCCCGCGCAGGGGGGCGGAGGCGACGGCCGACTTAGCTCTCGCTTATCAAGGCGCGTAGCAGGCCCCGCAGCCACTCGAGCTCGTCCCGGTTCAGTCCGCGGCCCACGCGCACGATGGCGTCGTCCGAGCGCACCCTGAGCTCGCGTCCTGCGCCCGAGCGGCCGGCGGCCCAGGTGCGGCCCAGAAGGCCGGTCCCCCCCCGGCCCCGGCGCGCGGCGGAGCTGGTGGCCAGATCCAGCGCCTCCACGGCCCGTTTGGCGACATGCTTTTCGCCCCACACGCGGCCCAGCGCCCGCGTGCCGAATACGATCGTGTCGCCCTCCTCGCGTATCACGGTGCCGGTCCGGCCGAACCCGGCGGCGGCGACGCCCATCCCCGCGAAGGCGAAGACCAGCCCGGCGATCCACGCGGCGGTCGCGTTCGACTCCACCGCGCCGGGGCCGCCCGCGGCGGCCCACAGGGCTGCCCCGCCGAACCCCAGGAGCGGCAGTGCCAGGAGCAGCGCGCCCACCCGCCGGCCGCGCGACGCGGCGCTCGGGATCCACAGCTCCACCGCGCCGCCGGCAACGGTGGTGACGCCGATGAGGCTGCCCTCGGGAGGATCGGCGAGCAGCCCGTCGACCGCCGCTTCGCCTTCGCGCCCGGGGTCGGCGGTGAGCGACGAGTCTTCCAGCGATCGATCCAGGTCGCGCCAGTCGAGCACGCGCTCTCCGCCGCCGGTACGGTCCACCGCCGGGACACGAAGCTTCTTTGCCCAGGCCTCCCACTTCCGGAACGCGTCCACCTCCACGCGCGAGCCGTAGAAATTCGCCGCGACCTTTCCATCACCGAGTCCGAGTCCGACGCGCCACGAGGGCACCTTGCGACGGTTGTGCTTGCCGCCCGTTGTGACCCAGTGCAGCTCGATGACCACCCCCGCCAGGTCGTCGAAGGTCCCCTGCCGCTCCCGCAGCCGCCACAGGAAACCACGGATCATGCGCCAGCGGCGCAGCTCCAGGTCCATGTCGAACTGCAGTCGGTACGTGAACGCGAGTGCTCCCGCGCCCGCGAACAGCAGCCCGACCACCACGCCCGGAATCCGACCTCCGTTGCCGAACACGGCCGCCCCGATGGCGATCGCGATGCCGATGGCGATGAGGACCGCGCCCGTTCGGTGCGAGTACGCGAGTCGGATGGCCCGATCGGTCTCTCGCACCACCTGTGCCTGCGTCATGGATTCCCTCGCGTAAACCCTGGGGGTCGAGCTCACGTCCAAGCTACGGCGTCGCGAGCGGATGCGAATCCGCCGGAGCCCGGCGCGCCACGGGCCCTGGGGTCCGACACGGGGCGCGACCACCCCAACGGAGGCAAGGCATGAACAGGATCGTAGGTCTCGTAGCCGCGACGGTGAGTCTGGCCGTCCTTCTGCCTCCCACCGCAGTCTCCGCGCAGCGCAGCGACGCCGAATGGCTCGAGGACTGCGAGGATCGCGGCTGGGACGAGGACGAGGTGTACTGCGAAGTGCGGACGGTCGACGTGGAGGCGAGCGGCCATCTGCGCGTGGACGGAGGCCGCAACGGCGGCGCGCTGGTCGAGGGCTCCGCCGGATCCGGCGTGTCCGCGACGGCCCGCATCAAGGTCTGGGGCGACAGCCGCGCTGAGGCCCGGCGCGACGCCGAAGACGTCCGCATCAACACCTCGAATGGAGTGCTCAGCGCCGACGGCCCCGGCGGCCATCGGTGGTCGGTCACTTTCCACGTGACCGTGCCCAGTCGCTACGACCTGACGCTGGAGGCCCACAACGGGCCGGTCGGCGTCCACGGCGTGAGCGGCGACATCGAGCTCAGCACCAGGAACGGGCCGGTGAGCGTGAGCGATGCCGGCGGTTCGGTGCGCGCGCGCACGCAGAACGGGCCCGTGGTGATCGAGTTGTCCGGCAGCCAGTGGGCGGGCGAGGGGCTGGACGCCGAGACCCGCAACGGCCCCATCCGGCTCGAGATCCCGGACGGCTTCAACGCCGACCTGGAGACCGGCACGCGCAACGGACCCATGCGCACCGACATACCGCTCACGGTCACGTTCGAGGGCAGCTTTGGCGGCAGCCGCAGCCGTCACCTACGCACCGAGCTGGGTGCCGGGGGGCCGAGCATCAGGGCGGTGACGACGAACGGGCCGGTGGTGATCGAGCGGCGCTAGTCCATTAGAAGGTCCCTGGGCCCAGCCCGACTACGTCGTCGACCTGGACCGCCTCGCGGGTCCAGTAAGGCTCCCCGTAGGGTTGCCGGATCCACGAGCCGTAGTGGGCGTGCTGGGAGCGGATCTGCTCGGCGATGGGGCGGTCGCCGCCGCCCCGCACGCCGCCCAGCGAGGTGCGCCCGGCGAACTGGGAGTCGTAGGCCATGATGGCCTCGAGCTTCCTGTCCATCTGCTCGCTCACGTCCACCACGAAGCTCGGCTTGGGGCCGTGCTCACGGTAGGCGATCCCGTACACCAGCTTGCGCGGCCGGTGGGGTTCGCCTGCCACCGGCGCGTTGCGCAGCCCCGCGCCGAACGCCGCCTCCGCGACCAGAACGCTGGCGGCGGCGTGGTCGGGGTTGCGGTAGTCGTCGTACTGAAGGATGAGGACATCGGGTCGCAGCTCGCGGATCAGGCCGGCGACGTGCCAGCGGGCGGCCAGGTCGGCTCGCAGGTGCCCGTCCGGTAACTCGGCGTTGCGCCGCAGAGCGAGCCCCATGATCTCCGCCGCGCGCTCCGCTTCCCGCGCGCGTGTCTCGGGGGTGCCGGTGCTGCCCAGCTCGCCGCGCGAAAGATCCAGCACGCCCGTGCGGTAGCCCTGGTCGGCGCACTTCAGCAGCAGCCCGCCGCACAGCAGCTCGGCGTCGTCGGGGTGCGCGCATACGGCGAGGACGTCGACGCTACCCCGTTCGGAGGAGCTCACTCGTGGCGCAGGGCTTCCACGGGATCCATGCGAGAAGCGCGCATGGCGGGCCACACGCCGAACCCGATGCCCGAGATCGCCGCCACCACCAACGCCGCGACGATCGCCGCCATGGGGACGTTCGCGCTCAGCGGCGTGAGTTTCTCGACCAGGAACGCCAGGCTACCGCCGATCGCCAGCCCGAGCGCCGCCCCGACCATGGTCAAGGTCACCGCTTCGATCAGGAACTGCAGCCTGATCTCCGCGCGCGTGGCCCCGAGCGCCTTGCGTACGCCGATTTCCCGGGTGCGCTCGGTCACGCTGATCATCATGATCGCGATCACGCCGATGCCGCCCACCATGAGGGCAACCGACGCGAGGCCTATGACGACGCTCATCAACACCGCGGTCATGCGGTTGAACGTCGCCGCGAGCTCTTCCTGCCGGACGATGGCGAAGTTGTTCTCCTCGCCGGGTCGCAGCCCGCGCATGCGCCGCAGCGACGCCGTGACCTGGTCCATCGCCTCGTCCTGCGTGGCATCGTCGTCGGTGATGGCGAGCAGCGTGATGAAGTCCTTGGGCGCGCCCAGGTACTTGAGGCCCGACGTGTACGGCACCACGGCCCAGTGCTTGATCAGGTCGGCGAAGATGTTGCCCTCGATGTTGTAGACACCCACCACCTGGAAGGGGGCGCCGCGCATGCGAATCGTCTTGCCGATTGGATCGCTGGGCCCGAACAGATCCTCCGCGAGGGGTTTCGAAAGCACGACGACGCGTCGGGCTCCGCGCACGTCGGCCGCCGTGAACGGGCCGCCTACGTGGTAATCGCCCGGCGTGAACTGCTCCCACCCCTCGCTGTCCGAGCTGATGTTGACGTCCTCGAAGTGCTGACTGCCGTAGTCGATGGGCGCCTGCAGATCGACGTCGACGATCACCTTCGATAGGGCCGGCAGCTTGTCGAGCCGGCGGGCTTCCTGCGGAGTGATGGGGGGCTTCCCTCGCCAGGGGGGACCCTCTCCACCGCCGCTGATCTGCACGCTGTTGAAGTTCCAGCGCGCGACCATGAAGTTCTGCGGCCCCGCCGCCTCGATCCCGCTCATGACGCCCGAGCGCAGCCCGCCCATGACCGCGCTGATGGCCATCACCGTGGCGACGCCTATCACGACCCCCAGGATGGTGAGGGTCGAACGGAACTTGTTGGCGTGCAGTTGGTCCAGCGCCAGCCGGATGCCTTCGGTTACGCTTCCGAGCGCCATTCTATGCCTCCGTCATTCCGCCCTGAGTGCCACGACGGGGTCCAGCCGCGACGCCTTCACGGCCGGGTAGAGCCCGGCGAGCACGCCCACGCCAACGCCTAGCGCCGCGGCCCCGAGCATGGCGGCCGGCGCCACGGACACGGGCAGCGGGGTGAGCGCCCGCACGACCTGGGCGCCGGCCTGGCCGAAGATGATGCCCGCCGCCGCGCCCAGCAGCGACAGCGCGGCCGACTCCACCAGGACTTGCCGCACGACATCTCGCCGCCGCGCGCCGATCGCCTTGCGCACGCCTATCTCGCGGGTCCGCTCCGTGACGCTCACCAGCATGATGTTCATGATCACCATGCCGCCCACCACCAGCGCGATCCCCACCAGAACCGGGAAGGTCATGTAGAGGATCTGGCTGATCCGGGTCCAGAACGACATGGAGTCTTCGGCGGTCTCCAGCTCGAAGTTGTTCTCTTCGGTCGGGCGTAGGCCGCGCCGCTCGCGCATGATCGCCTCGGCCTCCCAGATGGCGCGCCCCATGGCCACCTCGTCCTGCGCCTTCACCACGATCTCGTCGACCAGGCCGCGGGGATTGACCATGCGCGCCATGGGCGAGTGCGCCGGGGCGATCGCGCGGTTGTCCATGGAGATGCCCAGCAGGCTGCCCTGCTTCTCCATCACGCCGATGACCCTGAACGGGACGCCGCGGATCTTTATGGTCTTGCCGATGGGGTCCCGCGTCGCGAACAGCTCTTCCGACGCGTCGTGGCCCAGCACGACCACCGCCGAGCCCGTCCTGTCCTCCGCTTGGTTGAAGGTGCGCCCCATGTCCAGCTCCATGTTGCGCATGGCGAAATACTCGGGCGACGCCGCGGTCAGCCACATGTTGCCCAGGTTGGTGCCGTCCGGGCCCTCCACCTCGCCGCCGGCGTGGCTCTCGACGCCTACCATGACGGGCACGTCGAGCCGGTCGCGCATGGCGTCGGCGTCCTCGAAGGTGAGCCGGGGCCGGCGCCGCCACGCCCGCCGTGCGGACGCCGAGGGCCCGAACTGGACCGATGGCGTGCGCCGAACGGTGACCGTGTTGAGGCCGTAGATGCGGCGCCCGAAATCCTCTTCCATGTAACGGTTGAGCCCGCCGATCACGCTGACCACGGTCACCAGGAAGGTGGCGCCGACGAACACGCCGAGTACCGCAAACGCCGACTTCAGCTTCTGGCTGCGAATCTGGCTGAACGCCAGCCGGAACGCCTCGCGGTACTTCATGGCGCTTCCGCCACCGACCCGACAGGCGGCCGGAACTCCTCGGGCGAGCTCGACGCCGCACGCCCGCGCTTGGGCGTCTTGCGCTGGTCGCTCGCGATCATGCCGTCGTGCAGCAGCACCGCGCGGTGCGTGTACTCGGCAATGTCCGCCTCGTGCGTGACGATCAGAATGGTCTGGCCGCCCTCGTGGAGCTCTCCGAACAGGTGCATGATCTCTGCGGACGTACGGCTGTCCAGGTTGCCGGTGGGTTCGTCCGCGAGCAGGATGGCCGGGTCGTTGATGAGCGCCCGCGCGACCGCTACCCGCTGCCGCTGGCCGCCCGACAACTCCGTCGGCTTGTGGTCCATGCGGTCGCCCAGCCCGACCTTGTCGAGGATGTCCGCCGCCCGGGCCTTGCGGACGCTCGCGCTCACGCCGGCGTAGATGAGCGGCAGCTCCACGTTGTGCAGGGCGGACGCTCGAGGCAGCAGGTTGAAGGTCTGGAAGACGAAGCCGATCAGTCGATTGCGGATGTGCGCGAGCTGGTCGTCGTCCTTGCCCGCCACCGCCTCGCCGTTCAGCCAGTACTCTCCGGCCGTGGGCGTATCGAGGCATCCGATCAGGTTCATGAACGTGGACTTGCCGGATCCCGACGGGCCCATGATGGCGAGGTACTCGTTGCGCTGGACGTCCATGTCCACGCCGCGCAGAGCGTGCACCGTTTCGGCGCCCAGCACGTAGTCCTTGGTCAGCCCGCGGGTGCGTATGACCAGGTCTTCAGCTGGCGCCGATTGGTTCCAGTTCACGCTAGGAGTCCTCCGCGCTGGCGGTGCGTTCGTCGTCCTCGGCGCCGCCCAGCACGCGCACGGCGTCCCCCTCGGCGAGGTTGCGAATGGCCTGGTAGGGCCCCGCGACCACCGAGTCGCCGGCCTCGAGCCCGCGCACCACCTCGAACTCCTCGGACCCGGCGATGCCGACCTCCACCGGAACGAAACGCGCGAGGCCTTCGCGCACGACGAACACGCCCTCTATCTCGTCGGCCGCCTCCAGCTGCGCGGCGGCGGCGGCGGCCCCGGGGGTCTCCTGGGGCAGCGCCTCCACGTCCTCGGCGTCGCGTACCGTGAGGGCGATGATCGGAATCGACAACACACCCTCGCGGGTGTCGGTTACCACGTCGGCCGTTGCCGAGAAATCGGGCCTCAGCGTCGGCGGTGGCTCGTCCAGGCGGATCACCACCTGGAAGTCCACGGCCTGCGCCTGGCCGCCCGCGCGCGCTATCTGTTCGGGCGAGTTGAGCGCGCTGTGCGCGATCTCGGCGACGCGCCCCGTGAACATACGGCGCGGGAACGCGTCGATCTCGATCGAAGCGCTGTCGCCCAGTGCGATCTGGGGCAGGTCCGTCTCGTCGACCTTCACGACGGCTTCGATGATGCTCAGGTCGCTGATCGTCAAGAGCAGGCTGCCCGCGTTGTTCATCGTGCCGACGATGGCGGTCTCGCCCACGTCCACGTTGAGGCGCGTCACGACGCCGTCGATCGGCGCGCGGATCACCGTCTTGCTGAGCCGGTCCCTGGCCTCGCGCAGCGCCGCTCTGGCCTGCGCCACGCGGTGCTCGGAGGCCTCGTGCATGGCGGTCTGGACCTCCACCGCCGAGCGGGCCTCGTCCAGCGCCTGGGCGCTGATGAGGTTGGCGTCGCTTTCCGCCAGGCCCTCGCTGCGCGTCAGAACGCGCTGTGTCTGCAGCAGGTTGGCGCGCGCCTGCGCCTCGCCCGCGCGCGCCTCGCTCACCGACGCCAGCGACCGCGCGACGGCGGCCTCGTACTGACTCGGGTCTATGCGCAGCAGGAGCTGCCCGTTCGCCACCGAGTCGCCTTCTTCGACGTGCAGCTCGGTGATGCGCCCTATGATGTCCGACTGGACGTCTACCGAGCGACTCGGCCGGATCCAGCCGTTGCCGTTGACCATCGCGACCAGGTCGGTGGTCGCCACCTCTTGAACGCGCACCGGCGTGGCGTCCCCGCCGCGCCGCGACGCGCCCACCACCACCAGCGCACCCACGGCGACGACTGCGACCACACCCAGCGCGATTTTAGTCCGTCTCTTCATCGTCGGGTTCCCCCCCCGGATCTATCGAGTGCGCCCCGACATCGGGCTCTCTGCGTGGACAATGTAGCCGCGGCGCCATCCCGACGCGGCGGCCCGCCTGGCTGTCGCTACTCCGACGTCGACGCGAGGCTCCGCCCCACGGCGGCCTCGAGCGTGGCGAGCGCCGCGTGGAAATCGTACAGCGCGTTCAGGTAGCTGCGATCGGCCTGCGCCCTGATGGTTTCGGCGTTCAGCAGGTCGACGAAGCTCGTGGCGCCGAGCCGGTAGCGTTCGCGCTCCAGCCGCAGTTGCTCCGCCGAGGAATCGCGGTTCTGCTCCTCGATCGCGACGATTCGGCGCGCCGTGAGCAGGGTCTCCTGCGCGGAAACGATGTCGGTGCGCAACTGCAGCTCCTGGGCTCGAACGCGGTGCAGCGCGTCGCGCGCGTTGGCCTGCGCCTGCTCCACCCTCTGCTTCTGCGCGAAACCCTGGAACAGGGGTATGCTCACCTGGAAGCGAGCTTCCAGCGGCTGTGACGTGTAGTCGAACGGGAACACGTCGTTCGCCGAGCGCAGAGCGGTTTCATCCTGCGACGTGAAGGACAGCAGCGAGCAGTTCAGCGGGAACCCGTTGAGCGGCTGGCTGAGGCCGTCAGAGATCGCGTTGAAGAGCAGGCAGCTCTCGCGCTGGTTGGCCGCTCCCGTTTGCGCGTCGGTGATGAGCGACGCGGGGTCCGTCGCCTCGCGCGCGAATCCCGACCAGCGCACGCTGACATCGAAGGACGGCAAATAACCGCTCTGCTGCGCGCGCAGGCTCTTGCGGGATGCGTCGTGGCGAGCCTGGGTGGCGCGCAGGGTCGGATTGGCGTTCACCGACCACTGCGTCAACTCGTCCGTGGTCCAGGTCGGATCGAAGACCTCGAAGGACGTGCTCAGGTCGGTGTCGAGATTCAGGTTGACGCCGAGCTGCTGCCCCAGCCGCAGCTTCTCCGTCTTGAGCAGGTTGCGCGTGCGCTCCACCTCCACCTCGGCGCGGCCCCGCTCCACCTCGGCCTGCATCTGCTCGAGCGGAATGGCGGCGCCCACCTCGACGCGCGCCCGCGCCAGAACCAGGTTCTGGTCCGCGCGTTCGAATTCCTGCTCGGCAAGCGCGAATCCGTCACGCGCGCGCAGCGCGGCGATGTATTGCTGGGTGACCGTGGACACGAGCTGGAAGCGGGACGCGTCGGTCTCCGCGTGCGACGCCTTCTGGTCCGCGCGCGCCGCGCCGACGCCGAAGAACGTGGCGCCGCTTATCCCCAGGTTCAGCGCCAGCGTGTAGTCGCTGATCAGGAACGACGGCGTCTCGCCCAGGCTGACGCTGCCGAAGCGGTTGTTGCCTGAGCCCTGGTAGTTGAATCCGGAAAACAGACTCGCGTTGGGCAGGAACGCGCCGTACGCGGCGCGCACGCCCCAGGCGGCGGCGCCTTCGTTGTTGGCCACCGACAGGTGATCCGGATTGTTGAGGACGGCGATCGAGATCGCCTGATCGAGACTGAGTGCAGAGTCGGGCTGCTGGGCGTCAGCTTCGCCGGCGAAGAGGGCGAGGCAGACGATGGCGACCGCCCAGCGCGGTGCGGCGGTATCCGACACGACGACTGCTCCTGCGTTCGGTGTGAAGAGCTGCTCGGGTTCGCGCTAACAAGTACGCTTACCAGGGCCGCCGGTTTCATCCCCTACGCGTGTCGGGTCCGGTTCCTTCAGGAAGGTGGTCTCAGGGAAGCTCTACGCGCTCAGCCGCGAAGTCCTCATCCGGGATCTCCAGCCGCAGCACGCGGCCCTCGTCGTCGACGTACAGGTGACGCACCGGGCCCTCGCTGGGCTCGATGACCAGGTGAATCGCGTCCACAGTTGTGCCCCCGGCGCTCACGCTCGCCCGGCCCACGTTGCGCACGTTGGCCGAAATCTGCTTGCTGCGACGGGGCACGATCACAGGCACGCGGAAGTCTCCCGCGTTCCCGCGCCCGGCCAGGAAGTAGTGGTGGTGGGCAATGCCATCGTCCACCAC
The sequence above is drawn from the Gemmatimonadota bacterium genome and encodes:
- a CDS encoding TolC family protein, encoding MSDTAAPRWAVAIVCLALFAGEADAQQPDSALSLDQAISIAVLNNPDHLSVANNEGAAAWGVRAAYGAFLPNASLFSGFNYQGSGNNRFGSVSLGETPSFLISDYTLALNLGISGATFFGVGAARADQKASHAETDASRFQLVSTVTQQYIAALRARDGFALAEQEFERADQNLVLARARVEVGAAIPLEQMQAEVERGRAEVEVERTRNLLKTEKLRLGQQLGVNLNLDTDLSTSFEVFDPTWTTDELTQWSVNANPTLRATQARHDASRKSLRAQQSGYLPSFDVSVRWSGFAREATDPASLITDAQTGAANQRESCLLFNAISDGLSQPLNGFPLNCSLLSFTSQDETALRSANDVFPFDYTSQPLEARFQVSIPLFQGFAQKQRVEQAQANARDALHRVRAQELQLRTDIVSAQETLLTARRIVAIEEQNRDSSAEQLRLERERYRLGATSFVDLLNAETIRAQADRSYLNALYDFHAALATLEAAVGRSLASTSE